In Spirosoma sp. KUDC1026, the sequence CGGAATCGGTGGGCAGGGCTTCCAGCGTGGGAATCAGATCATCGGCCAGTACCGTCCGGAAATACGTACTGGCCTTGCGGACACGCTCCTGGAGGGGTTCGTTATCTTCGGGGAGTTCGCTAACGGCGAAATACGTGGGCAACTGCCGCAGAAAACGATGGCTGATTTCCTGGGCTTTATCGCGTAACGTATCAGCTAGCTGGGCCAGCGTTGGGCCCGTTTCGTCGGGGAGACTGCTCGTATGCTCATTGACCACCCGGCGGCAGCGGTACAGCAGCGAGGCCGCCCGGTCGAACGAAAACAGCTCCCGCAGCAGATTTTCCTGGTTGGTGCGTTTGGCGTCGTAAAGCTCACGTTCGGTAGGCGTTTGCAACTGAACCTGCTCGTGAAAATCTTCCAGCAACTGCTCGGTTTTAATACTGTGGGCCGGAATGGGTGCCCGCAGGACAAGTCCTTCCAATGTCTTGCAGCGGCTGAGGGCTACGTACACCTGGCCGTGGGCAAAGGCCGAAGCCGCATCGATAATCGCTTTCTCAAACGTTAGTCCCTGGCTTTTATGGATGGTAATGGCCCAGGCCAGCCGCAGAGGATACTGGGTGAACGTACCAATGGCTTCACTCTTAATTTCCTTCGTCGTCGGGTCCAGGCTGTAGCGCACATTGGTCCAGTCAACCCGGCTCACGGTAATCTCCTGACCGTCCTGCGCACTTTTAACATAGATGATATCGTCATCGATGTCCACAATACGCCCGATCTTGCCGTTGTAATACAGCTTGTCGCGGGAGATATCATTTTTGACGAACATCACCTGCGCCCCGACTTTTAGATCCAGTTCGGCTTCGGTAGGGTAGGTGTTAGCGGGGAAATCCCCTTCAACGGTGGCCGTGAATGTCTGCAACGGCGCCTTCAACGCTTTTAGCTTCTGGCTGTTGATCTGCTGCGCTGAGGTGTTATGGGTCGAGAGCGTGATGTAACCTTCCTGATCGTCGGGGGAGAAATCCGGTACGTGTCGCTCGTTCAGCATGTTCAACTGCGCCCGCGTAACGGTCTTCTCGCGGATGCTGTTGAGCAGGTCGACAAAGCGCTGATCAGACTGCCGGTAGATATGCGTCAACTCAATGGAGACGTAGGACGTCTGCCGCAGCGCCCGACTGCCGAAGAAATAGCCCGTGTCATAATAAGGGCTAAGCAGATTCCATTCCTCATCCCGAATCACCGGGGGAAGCTGCTGCATGTCACCAATCAGCAGCAACTGCACTCCGCCAAATGGCTCGGACCGGTGCCGATACCGACGTAACACCTCGTCGATGCCGTCGAGCACGTCGGCCCGTACCATACTAATCTCATCGATAATGAGCAGATCGAGCGTACGAATCAGTCGGATTTTCTCCCGATTGAACTTCCGGGCCTCCTGTTGCACCGCGCCCGGAACGAGTGGCCCAAACGGCAGCTGAAACAAGGAATGAATGGTGACGCCCCCGGCGTTGATGGCGGCTACACCTGTGGGGGCTACGACCACGAGCCGCTTGGCACTGGCCTGTTTGATCTGATGCAGAAAGGTGGTTTTGCCTGTGCCCGCTTTCCCGGTCAGGAAGATCGTGTGGTTCGTGTGCAGGACAAAATCAGTGGCCAGGGCCAGCTTTTCGTTTACGGAGGTAGTCATCGGATACGGTGGATCAGCAACCAGCAAAGATAACGCTTTGCCGGCAGGATTCTGACGGCGCAACTGACTCATGTTACTCCCGCGCCATCGCGATCACCACGGCCCCTGCCCCCATTAAGACTACGCCCAAGATGACCTGCCAGTTCACTTTTTCCTTTAAAAAAACGACGGCCAGCAGAACCGAAAAAACCAGGGATACTTTATCCAGCGATGAGGTACGGGCGGCATCGCCCAGCTTCAACGCCCGGAATGAAAGGAGGGAGGACAGGCAGGTAATAACGCCCGCAATTCCCAGGAAAATCCAGGAGCGCCGGTCGATGCGATTGAGGTCCGACAGGTTACCCTGCCCGATGACCACGCTCCAGGCAACAATTACAATCAGCACCGACTGAATAGCAAACCCCAGACTGGAATCAACGTTTTTAATGCCCGCTTTCGAAAGCGTAACGACAACAGCGGTCGCCAAGGCGGCCAGCAACGAAAAGAGTATCCACATAGCAGCTAGATAACGTACTCGTTATAAAGCTGATATAGGGGCAAATTGATTTAATAAATTCAGCCGGGGGCCATTTGTCTTTGTCATTGGCTATTTTGGCAAACCGAAACTGGTGAATTTGTAGTTATACCAGTAGGAGAAAAGATATTTTTTGATTCAGTCCATACGATGAATATTGGCGATAAAGTCCGGTTGTTACGGGCAAAAGAGCAGGGGGTTATCTCGCGGTTTCTGCCCGGTGATATGATTGAAATTGAAATTGAAGACGGTTTCCGGATTCCGGTTATGCGTTCGGAACTGGTGCCGGTTTCGCCCCTGGAAGCTGAGCGCT encodes:
- a CDS encoding helix-turn-helix domain-containing protein, yielding MTTSVNEKLALATDFVLHTNHTIFLTGKAGTGKTTFLHQIKQASAKRLVVVAPTGVAAINAGGVTIHSLFQLPFGPLVPGAVQQEARKFNREKIRLIRTLDLLIIDEISMVRADVLDGIDEVLRRYRHRSEPFGGVQLLLIGDMQQLPPVIRDEEWNLLSPYYDTGYFFGSRALRQTSYVSIELTHIYRQSDQRFVDLLNSIREKTVTRAQLNMLNERHVPDFSPDDQEGYITLSTHNTSAQQINSQKLKALKAPLQTFTATVEGDFPANTYPTEAELDLKVGAQVMFVKNDISRDKLYYNGKIGRIVDIDDDIIYVKSAQDGQEITVSRVDWTNVRYSLDPTTKEIKSEAIGTFTQYPLRLAWAITIHKSQGLTFEKAIIDAASAFAHGQVYVALSRCKTLEGLVLRAPIPAHSIKTEQLLEDFHEQVQLQTPTERELYDAKRTNQENLLRELFSFDRAASLLYRCRRVVNEHTSSLPDETGPTLAQLADTLRDKAQEISHRFLRQLPTYFAVSELPEDNEPLQERVRKASTYFRTVLADDLIPTLEALPTDSDNKQVYEALLEALEGLDKELFTKLRCIDGCLPGFEALAYQHARNRAELDFKSSRKKIEESPTGNTRGGLYGALMKWRNDLAGEHNTTGYMVLPQKTLAELARLRPTTKEELLTIKGFGKTKVRQLGDSLLAVITAFGNQRETKVKSTTPKVAKEPKTPSAAVTFELFGRGKSVADIAAERQLSVSTIEGHLLHYVDSGELPVEVLIPAEKLNRIQTYLADHPAQTLTEVRQGLGDAVSFSDIRFVQHGLRAQAAD
- a CDS encoding EamA family transporter, which codes for MWILFSLLAALATAVVVTLSKAGIKNVDSSLGFAIQSVLIVIVAWSVVIGQGNLSDLNRIDRRSWIFLGIAGVITCLSSLLSFRALKLGDAARTSSLDKVSLVFSVLLAVVFLKEKVNWQVILGVVLMGAGAVVIAMARE